One genomic region from Thermomicrobium sp. 4228-Ro encodes:
- a CDS encoding branched-chain amino acid ABC transporter substrate-binding protein — translation MRRPTHVLATLLVSLVFILAACQRAEPTPTPTSAPATQPSPTPAAAASPTPAAQPTPQAGVTKPTDPIGVLEIKPGEPIVLAWMLTVSGGTAQLGEDSKRGIEIAIDDLGGQLLGHKIELVGEDSGCNPEGGQAAATRLAANPRIVAIIGSSCSSEARVGAPIIDQAGLVMVSPSNTAPDLTDPAKHVQAYLRVAHNDKVQGRVAAEFVVNKLGLKRVATIHDGSLYAEQLANVFAENVQKLGGTVVAQEAVSPDDTDMRPVLTRIATQQPELIYYPIFNPAGSFITIQAKEISGLENVKLMSADGLLEPQTVQNAGQAAVGMYLSGPDLTVLGPAYQQFVQKYQQKYGTKPVAGFHAHAYDATMMIVEAIKKVAVQAPDGTLYIPRKALRDALYQTKDFKGLTGNLTCDQYGDCADPKIAVYEVFSTDTAGWPDSAIRKIYP, via the coding sequence ATGCGACGTCCGACGCACGTGTTGGCGACACTACTCGTCTCGTTGGTGTTCATCCTGGCAGCCTGCCAGCGAGCGGAACCGACTCCGACACCGACTTCCGCGCCGGCCACTCAGCCGAGTCCCACACCGGCTGCGGCAGCTTCGCCGACTCCTGCAGCACAACCGACCCCACAAGCGGGGGTGACGAAGCCGACCGACCCCATCGGTGTCCTCGAAATCAAGCCTGGTGAGCCGATCGTCCTCGCCTGGATGCTCACCGTCTCGGGTGGTACGGCTCAGCTCGGTGAGGACTCGAAGCGCGGCATCGAAATCGCGATCGACGACCTCGGCGGTCAACTCCTCGGCCACAAGATCGAACTCGTCGGTGAGGACTCGGGCTGCAACCCCGAAGGTGGTCAGGCCGCTGCGACCCGCCTCGCCGCTAACCCGCGTATCGTCGCGATTATCGGGTCGTCCTGCTCGTCCGAAGCACGGGTCGGCGCACCCATTATCGACCAAGCTGGCCTCGTGATGGTCTCGCCTTCCAACACCGCTCCGGACCTCACCGACCCGGCGAAGCACGTCCAGGCCTACCTCCGTGTCGCCCACAACGATAAGGTTCAAGGTCGCGTCGCTGCTGAGTTCGTGGTGAACAAGCTTGGCCTCAAGCGCGTTGCCACGATCCACGACGGGAGCCTCTACGCCGAGCAGCTGGCCAATGTTTTCGCGGAGAACGTGCAAAAGCTCGGTGGCACGGTCGTCGCTCAGGAAGCGGTGAGCCCCGACGATACCGACATGCGGCCAGTACTCACCCGGATTGCCACGCAGCAACCAGAACTGATCTATTATCCGATCTTCAACCCGGCTGGCTCCTTCATCACGATCCAGGCCAAGGAGATCAGCGGCCTCGAGAATGTCAAGCTGATGAGCGCTGATGGTCTGCTCGAGCCGCAGACCGTGCAAAACGCGGGTCAAGCTGCCGTCGGTATGTATCTCAGCGGGCCGGATCTCACGGTTCTCGGTCCAGCGTATCAGCAGTTCGTCCAGAAGTACCAGCAGAAGTACGGTACCAAGCCGGTCGCGGGTTTCCACGCCCACGCCTACGACGCAACGATGATGATCGTCGAAGCGATCAAGAAGGTCGCTGTCCAAGCCCCGGATGGAACGCTCTACATCCCGCGCAAGGCGCTGCGTGACGCGCTGTACCAGACCAAAGACTTCAAGGGCCTCACCGGCAACTTGACCTGTGACCAGTACGGCGACTGCGCCGATCCCAAGATTGCAGTCTATGAGGTCTTCAGCACCGATACCGCTGGCTGGCCTGACAGCGCCATCCGGAAGATCTATCCATAA
- a CDS encoding branched-chain amino acid ABC transporter permease — translation MTLTAWRRALFIGFLAGIAGWHLSLAGLVPAFAQRRLIGEAVTFSSALLLALIVIAAHATARRYSGVLPRFTFGVVSALVTGIMFFVLALVVTAFNLRQILLNATPELARTLTFGGGADPDGFLRVLVIAVVAAGVTSAVGALPPPWGRILVFASLTTLLVGLLRDVLAPVLPGVLTGFLYGSAGLSYSGAVVVLVASVLLFALRATASGRTATRAVATAVPPPLRRPLVRTIALLLLLSIPLWAGLFLSNVADFVGFYILMGLGLNLVLGFAGLLDLGYVAFFAVGAYTMAVLTSPEIAVGGYILDFWLALPIAVVVTVGAGLLVGLPVLRMRGDYLAIATLGFGEIVRLLVLSDWLKPHLGGAQGITQIGRPHLGSLRLDSPQEFYFLILLGCLLAWFLSVRLRDSRLGRAWFAIREDEHVAQAMGINRVTAKLTAFAIGASFGGLSGALFASLVGSVVPASFSLLVSINVVALLVLGGMGSLPGVLVGALALVGIPELLREFQEYRLLVYGMVLIAMMLLRPAGLLPERIHRVELEEAVEESREATPAELATGQD, via the coding sequence ATGACGCTCACAGCCTGGCGTCGAGCGCTTTTCATTGGATTCCTCGCCGGCATCGCTGGCTGGCACCTCAGCCTCGCTGGACTCGTGCCTGCCTTCGCGCAACGACGGCTGATTGGCGAGGCAGTCACGTTCAGCTCCGCCTTGCTCCTCGCGCTCATCGTCATCGCGGCCCACGCGACTGCCCGGCGCTACAGTGGTGTGCTCCCTCGGTTCACTTTCGGAGTGGTCAGCGCACTGGTAACAGGCATCATGTTCTTCGTCCTCGCCCTCGTCGTCACCGCATTCAACCTCCGCCAGATCCTCCTGAACGCCACCCCGGAGCTGGCTCGGACGCTGACGTTCGGCGGTGGGGCTGATCCCGACGGCTTTTTGCGAGTTCTCGTCATAGCCGTGGTCGCTGCCGGGGTCACCAGCGCAGTCGGTGCCCTGCCACCCCCCTGGGGGCGTATCCTCGTCTTTGCGAGTTTGACGACGCTGCTCGTCGGTCTGTTACGAGATGTCCTCGCCCCTGTCTTACCAGGTGTGCTGACAGGTTTCCTCTACGGGTCAGCCGGACTTTCCTATTCGGGTGCTGTTGTCGTTCTGGTTGCAAGCGTGCTCCTGTTCGCCCTCCGTGCAACAGCCAGCGGTCGCACCGCGACACGCGCGGTAGCGACCGCGGTGCCACCGCCGCTGCGCCGACCACTCGTGCGCACGATCGCATTGCTTCTCCTGCTCAGTATCCCCCTATGGGCCGGCCTCTTCCTCAGCAACGTCGCTGACTTCGTCGGCTTCTACATCCTCATGGGGCTCGGTCTCAACCTCGTTCTCGGCTTCGCGGGCCTCCTCGACCTCGGGTACGTCGCGTTCTTCGCCGTCGGTGCCTACACCATGGCTGTTTTGACTTCACCGGAGATCGCAGTCGGCGGTTACATCCTCGACTTCTGGCTCGCCTTGCCGATCGCGGTCGTCGTTACCGTCGGTGCTGGTCTCCTCGTTGGTCTCCCAGTGCTGCGCATGCGTGGCGACTACCTGGCGATCGCCACCCTCGGCTTCGGCGAGATCGTGCGTCTTCTCGTGCTTTCGGACTGGTTGAAGCCGCACCTCGGCGGCGCGCAAGGCATTACGCAGATCGGCCGTCCACACCTCGGCTCGCTCCGTCTCGACTCACCCCAAGAGTTCTACTTCCTCATCCTGTTGGGCTGCCTCCTGGCCTGGTTCCTTTCGGTGCGCCTGCGCGACTCGCGCCTCGGTCGCGCCTGGTTCGCGATCCGCGAAGACGAGCATGTCGCACAAGCGATGGGCATCAATCGAGTGACAGCGAAACTCACCGCATTCGCGATCGGCGCATCCTTTGGTGGTCTCAGTGGCGCCCTCTTCGCTTCGCTGGTCGGCTCGGTCGTGCCTGCGAGCTTCTCGCTGCTCGTCAGCATCAATGTCGTCGCGCTCCTCGTCCTCGGTGGCATGGGGAGCCTGCCCGGTGTCCTCGTGGGAGCACTCGCCTTGGTCGGTATCCCGGAGCTCCTGCGCGAATTCCAGGAATACCGTCTTCTCGTCTACGGTATGGTCCTCATCGCGATGATGCTCTTGCGTCCGGCTGGTCTCCTGCCCGAGCGGATCCATCGAGTCGAACTCGAGGAAGCAGTCGAGGAATCGCGCGAGGCCACCCCAGCCGAACTGGCCACCGGTCAGGACTGA
- a CDS encoding NAD(P)-dependent oxidoreductase — protein sequence MGERPTLGFIGLGNMGRPMVLRLLEAGYRVLVSDRRWEVAQALELHGAEAVPTPLLVADQVDVFLTCLPGDEELFEVYIGPEGALEHLRAGALVIDLSTASPMMVQRIADEARARQIDVIDAPVGGGPAEARNGNLTIIVGADAAVFERALPILQTLGRDVFLVGDPGMGKVVKLVGNLIAGVSLILIGEALALAANAGADLTRVYEVIRSSSGGWKLWTEVVPELLGESRGAGFRLELMKRDMELAMRLGNDVGSPVPLAALAHQFYVAAMARGWGGLAAHEVARLVGRLANVQFTAGRAVSGDLLVAE from the coding sequence GTGGGCGAGAGACCGACGCTCGGTTTCATCGGGTTGGGGAACATGGGGCGCCCGATGGTCCTTCGCCTGCTCGAGGCGGGATACCGGGTGTTGGTGAGCGACCGCCGTTGGGAGGTTGCCCAAGCACTCGAGCTGCATGGTGCCGAGGCAGTGCCGACACCGCTCCTGGTTGCTGACCAGGTGGATGTGTTCCTGACCTGCCTTCCGGGAGACGAAGAACTCTTTGAAGTGTACATCGGCCCGGAAGGGGCATTGGAGCACCTCAGAGCGGGAGCGCTGGTGATCGATCTGAGCACGGCCTCACCGATGATGGTGCAGCGGATCGCCGACGAAGCACGTGCTCGGCAGATCGACGTGATCGATGCGCCGGTGGGAGGGGGCCCAGCGGAGGCGCGGAACGGGAATCTGACGATCATCGTCGGTGCGGACGCGGCGGTGTTCGAGCGAGCGTTGCCGATCCTCCAGACACTGGGGCGCGATGTCTTTCTCGTCGGCGATCCGGGGATGGGAAAGGTCGTCAAGCTGGTCGGTAATCTCATCGCGGGGGTCAGTCTGATCCTGATCGGTGAGGCGCTGGCGCTGGCGGCGAATGCCGGTGCGGATCTGACGCGAGTCTATGAGGTCATTCGTTCGAGCAGCGGTGGCTGGAAGCTGTGGACGGAGGTTGTGCCGGAACTGCTCGGGGAATCGCGCGGAGCCGGGTTCCGCCTCGAATTGATGAAGCGGGACATGGAACTCGCGATGCGCCTCGGGAACGATGTCGGCTCGCCGGTGCCGCTCGCGGCGTTGGCGCACCAGTTCTACGTAGCCGCGATGGCGCGGGGCTGGGGTGGTCTGGCTGCACATGAGGTGGCGCGTTTGGTGGGGCGGCTGGCCAACGTCCAGTTCACAGCCGGAAGAGCGGTGAGCGGAGATCTTCTGGTAGCAGAATGA
- a CDS encoding branched-chain amino acid ABC transporter permease yields MTIAAPHRFSASRRIDVSQLIVWTIGGVLLTIVFIGSVLTLRAGHYTAAQWRDFIVFGIAQGAIYALIALGYTMVYGVLRMINFAHGEVFMSGAMTTFFLADYLNRSGFLKSHPWVSLVTMLLFSGLVSMTVAVLVERIAYRPLRGAPRLVPLITAVGASFFLQYTFRGLFGSGVRAYPPIPVLQGKLWFFQKTQVAVFVGVLITLALLVLFLQRTRAGLAIRAVAEDREAAALMGIDVDRAIVTTFAVGGFMAGIAGVLYALVFVQVQFFMGFLPGIKAFTAAVLGGIGNLPGAALGGLVLGVIESVGPSLFFDGYGIRAAHQLKDVIAFTILVLILIFRPTGLLGERLGGEDRV; encoded by the coding sequence GTGACCATCGCTGCGCCGCATCGATTTTCGGCAAGCCGTCGGATCGACGTTTCCCAGCTGATCGTCTGGACGATCGGTGGCGTCCTCCTCACGATCGTGTTCATCGGTTCCGTGCTCACACTGCGTGCTGGCCACTACACGGCCGCCCAGTGGCGTGACTTCATCGTCTTCGGCATCGCACAAGGCGCCATCTACGCGCTCATCGCGCTCGGCTACACGATGGTCTACGGTGTCCTTCGAATGATCAACTTCGCCCACGGCGAGGTCTTCATGAGTGGCGCCATGACCACGTTTTTCCTCGCCGACTACCTCAACCGCAGCGGCTTCCTCAAGTCCCACCCTTGGGTCAGCTTGGTCACCATGCTGCTCTTCAGCGGCCTCGTCTCGATGACGGTGGCGGTGCTGGTCGAACGTATCGCCTACCGGCCGCTCCGCGGCGCACCACGACTCGTCCCACTCATCACAGCGGTCGGTGCCTCTTTCTTCCTCCAATACACCTTTCGCGGCCTCTTCGGGAGTGGCGTCCGTGCCTATCCGCCCATCCCAGTCCTACAAGGAAAACTCTGGTTCTTCCAGAAGACGCAGGTCGCGGTCTTCGTCGGCGTCCTGATCACGCTCGCCCTGCTCGTCCTGTTCCTCCAGCGGACCCGGGCTGGCCTCGCGATTCGTGCCGTCGCGGAGGATCGTGAGGCCGCGGCACTCATGGGGATCGACGTCGACCGTGCCATCGTCACGACGTTCGCCGTCGGTGGTTTCATGGCTGGTATCGCTGGTGTCCTGTACGCCTTGGTCTTCGTACAAGTACAGTTCTTTATGGGGTTTTTGCCAGGCATCAAGGCATTCACGGCAGCCGTACTCGGTGGTATCGGCAACCTGCCGGGAGCAGCGCTCGGCGGGCTGGTTCTCGGAGTCATCGAATCCGTCGGCCCGAGCCTCTTTTTCGATGGCTACGGTATCCGCGCGGCCCACCAGCTCAAAGACGTCATCGCGTTCACGATCTTGGTCTTGATCCTCATTTTCAGGCCGACTGGCCTCCTCGGTGAGCGCCTCGGCGGAGAGGATCGCGTATGA
- a CDS encoding ABC transporter ATP-binding protein, with the protein MVLLETFHLTKRFGGLVALRDIDLTVEERAIHSVIGPNGAGKTTLFNCITGFLVPDGGDIRFAGTSIAGLRPDLIAAQGIARTYQNIRLFRHLSVLDNVLIGMHPHLRYSLLDAILRTPRYRQAEKDAKDEALEILRFVGLAGKESFMAANLPYGDQRRLEIARALALRPKLLLLDEPTAGMNPAETDEMIHLIRRLRDERGITILLIEHDMKVVMNISEVVSVLDFGEKIAEGTPDEVRRDPRVIEAYLGRGAASGLGPSSLAQPGEA; encoded by the coding sequence ATGGTCCTGCTCGAGACGTTTCACCTCACCAAACGCTTCGGGGGTCTGGTCGCCCTCCGCGATATCGACCTCACCGTAGAGGAGCGTGCGATCCACAGCGTCATCGGCCCGAACGGCGCCGGAAAGACGACACTCTTCAACTGCATCACTGGTTTCCTCGTCCCCGATGGGGGTGACATCCGGTTCGCCGGCACCTCGATCGCTGGGCTCCGCCCCGATCTCATCGCGGCCCAAGGCATTGCCCGCACCTATCAGAACATCCGCCTGTTCCGCCATCTCTCGGTGCTGGACAACGTGTTGATCGGTATGCATCCGCACCTCCGCTACTCGTTGCTCGATGCGATTCTCCGCACGCCGCGATACCGCCAGGCCGAAAAGGACGCGAAAGACGAAGCACTCGAGATCCTCCGTTTCGTCGGCCTCGCCGGCAAGGAATCCTTCATGGCAGCGAATCTTCCTTATGGTGATCAGCGTCGTCTGGAAATCGCGCGAGCGCTCGCGCTGCGCCCGAAGCTTCTCCTGCTCGACGAGCCGACGGCGGGGATGAACCCAGCCGAGACGGACGAGATGATTCACCTCATTCGCCGCTTGCGCGACGAGCGCGGCATCACGATCCTCCTCATCGAGCACGACATGAAGGTGGTGATGAACATCAGCGAAGTGGTCTCGGTTCTCGATTTCGGCGAGAAGATCGCCGAGGGAACACCCGACGAGGTTCGCCGCGATCCACGCGTCATCGAGGCCTACCTCGGGCGCGGTGCAGCGAGCGGCCTCGGGCCGTCGTCACTCGCGCAACCAGGAGAGGCGTGA
- a CDS encoding ABC transporter ATP-binding protein, translated as MALLELQRVYVHYGPIQALKGISLTVDDGEIVTLLGANGAGKTSTLRAISGLVRPSAGRILLGETDITHRKPHEIVELGVGHVPEGRRIFPRLSVEENLRLGAFTVRDRAEIARRQEYVFSLFPRLAERRKQAGGTLSGGEQQMLAIGRALMMQPRILLLDEPSMGLAPVLVESIFEVIQRLNQDGTTILLVEQNARMALEVAHRGYVLETGQIVLTGNARDLARDPRVQAAYLGAA; from the coding sequence ATGGCACTCCTCGAACTCCAGCGTGTCTACGTGCACTATGGGCCGATCCAGGCCCTCAAGGGCATTTCGCTCACGGTGGACGACGGCGAGATCGTCACGCTGCTCGGTGCCAACGGCGCCGGTAAGACCTCGACACTGCGTGCCATTTCCGGCCTCGTCCGCCCCTCTGCCGGCCGCATCCTTCTCGGCGAAACCGACATCACGCATCGCAAACCCCACGAGATCGTCGAGCTCGGTGTCGGCCATGTCCCAGAAGGACGCCGGATCTTTCCCCGCTTGAGTGTCGAGGAGAATCTCCGTCTCGGTGCGTTCACTGTCCGCGATCGCGCCGAGATCGCTCGCCGTCAGGAGTACGTCTTTTCACTCTTCCCTCGCCTCGCCGAGCGGCGGAAGCAAGCCGGCGGTACCCTCTCCGGAGGAGAGCAGCAGATGCTCGCGATCGGTCGCGCCCTCATGATGCAGCCGCGCATCCTCCTCCTCGACGAGCCCTCGATGGGGCTCGCACCGGTGCTGGTCGAAAGCATCTTCGAGGTTATCCAGCGGCTCAACCAGGACGGGACGACGATCCTGCTCGTTGAGCAGAATGCCCGCATGGCGCTCGAAGTCGCCCATCGGGGATATGTCCTCGAGACCGGCCAGATCGTCCTCACCGGCAACGCCCGCGACCTCGCTCGCGACCCTCGTGTCCAGGCCGCTTACCTCGGTGCGGCTTGA
- a CDS encoding ArnT family glycosyltransferase, which translates to MESIGLRIDPRWLRACLPLLLAGSVVVASLLLNRTVFQGVPHTEDEIAFLFQAATLARGHLVAPAPPVPDAFAIPFVIVRDGMWFGKYPPGYPLVLALGVLVGYPPIVNALSAGFCVLLVVALAHRVYDFPSGLLAAILLATSPFFLLQAASFMAHTVCLLLTLVFLYSFAATLRQPSLVRAFPGAGTAAILVLARPLTAVGVLLPFAVWSLWRLWRCPTWRPIALCYAAGGLLGSIGLLAYNRLTTGNPFLFGYELWWPFDKVGFGSGISPDGKHTLAEGILNTRSNIQLLEEVLYGWPGRLDLLPALLGIVVAAIRLALHPLRQVARSHAVPLDSAFDLALAAQVTTLIAVHVAYWTPGQMYGPRYYFEALGAIVLLSARGLLAVAAGIRWLWRVVTLRHDVPEPLVASGSIILVALVGWGLFVTGIPWWRSYSGWYDIHAEPARTVAAQAPPHSLVLLPVSYWTEYAPFFVRNSPLLDSSVLFAQDLGPRNTEILAAFPDRVVVRYSGGTFTPLQIGNVYPFTDDTRTGLAAGLTGWVRSPRVREKLPHLQKVER; encoded by the coding sequence ATGGAGTCTATCGGGTTACGCATCGATCCGCGTTGGCTTCGCGCTTGCCTACCCCTGTTGCTCGCCGGGAGTGTCGTCGTCGCGAGCCTGCTCCTCAACCGGACCGTCTTCCAGGGTGTTCCCCACACCGAGGACGAAATCGCATTCCTGTTCCAGGCAGCGACACTGGCACGCGGTCACCTTGTTGCTCCTGCGCCGCCGGTTCCAGACGCCTTCGCCATCCCGTTCGTCATCGTCCGCGACGGCATGTGGTTCGGCAAGTACCCACCCGGCTACCCGCTCGTGCTCGCCCTCGGTGTACTCGTCGGATATCCACCGATCGTCAACGCCTTGAGTGCCGGGTTCTGCGTCCTCCTCGTCGTGGCCTTGGCCCACCGTGTCTACGATTTTCCGTCCGGCCTGCTCGCAGCTATCCTGCTCGCCACGTCGCCGTTCTTCCTGCTCCAGGCAGCGTCCTTCATGGCGCACACCGTGTGCCTGTTGCTGACTCTCGTCTTCCTGTATTCCTTCGCTGCGACGCTCCGCCAGCCCTCGCTGGTTCGAGCGTTTCCGGGAGCAGGAACAGCGGCAATCCTCGTCCTCGCCCGGCCGCTCACCGCCGTCGGTGTCCTCTTGCCCTTCGCCGTCTGGTCACTCTGGAGGCTCTGGCGCTGCCCAACCTGGCGCCCTATCGCACTCTGCTACGCTGCCGGCGGGCTGTTGGGCAGTATCGGGCTGCTCGCCTATAACCGCTTGACGACCGGAAATCCCTTCCTGTTCGGCTATGAACTCTGGTGGCCGTTCGACAAGGTCGGCTTCGGTTCCGGCATTTCCCCGGACGGCAAGCACACGCTCGCAGAAGGGATCCTGAATACCCGCTCCAACATCCAGCTCCTCGAGGAGGTGCTCTATGGCTGGCCCGGCCGTCTCGACCTGCTCCCGGCTCTTCTCGGCATCGTCGTCGCAGCGATCCGGCTCGCCCTCCATCCGCTGCGGCAGGTTGCCCGCTCCCACGCCGTTCCGCTCGACAGTGCCTTCGACCTCGCCTTGGCCGCCCAGGTCACGACACTGATCGCCGTGCACGTGGCCTACTGGACACCAGGGCAGATGTACGGCCCGCGCTACTACTTCGAGGCGCTCGGGGCGATCGTGCTCCTCAGCGCTCGCGGTCTCCTCGCGGTCGCAGCGGGCATTCGCTGGCTGTGGCGAGTGGTCACGCTCCGCCACGATGTACCCGAGCCGCTGGTCGCGAGCGGATCGATCATCCTCGTGGCCCTGGTCGGTTGGGGACTCTTCGTCACCGGCATCCCATGGTGGCGGAGCTACTCCGGCTGGTACGACATCCATGCCGAACCTGCACGTACGGTTGCCGCGCAGGCGCCACCGCACTCGCTGGTCCTGCTGCCTGTCTCCTACTGGACCGAGTATGCGCCGTTCTTCGTCCGCAACAGCCCGCTCCTCGATTCTTCCGTTCTCTTCGCACAGGACCTCGGCCCTCGGAATACGGAAATCCTGGCTGCCTTTCCCGACCGCGTGGTCGTCCGTTACTCCGGTGGAACCTTCACACCGTTGCAGATCGGTAACGTGTATCCCTTCACTGACGACACGCGAACTGGACTGGCTGCAGGACTGACCGGTTGGGTCCGCTCTCCACGAGTACGTGAAAAGCTTCCCCACCTCCAGAAGGTGGAGAGGTAG
- a CDS encoding class F sortase: MRQLVGLVVLAVASWLIGMGLGLAGASTLGDRYSRASAGAGTVVVRSSSTRTSVVGPTSTSSTRTAEAAVTPTTAASESRIVALRIPAIGVEAPVVAKGLDASRRMEAPDRPEEVAWYDFTALPGAGSNVVLAGHVDFAGVGPAVFWDLWRVRVGDIVELELADGRVARYRVSGLETVEEATAPVERIVGPTPAERLTLITCAGNYNPATGRYDQRLIVVAVPLEQSRR, translated from the coding sequence GTGCGGCAGCTGGTCGGTCTGGTGGTACTGGCGGTGGCGAGCTGGCTGATCGGCATGGGGCTCGGTCTGGCGGGTGCCTCCACACTCGGAGACCGGTACTCGCGAGCGAGTGCGGGAGCCGGCACGGTCGTGGTTCGGTCGTCTTCGACCCGTACCAGCGTCGTGGGACCGACTTCCACGTCCTCGACTCGGACCGCTGAGGCGGCAGTGACCCCGACGACGGCTGCGAGCGAGAGCCGGATCGTCGCGCTGCGGATTCCGGCCATCGGGGTCGAGGCGCCGGTCGTTGCGAAGGGTCTGGATGCGTCCCGGCGGATGGAGGCACCCGACCGGCCCGAGGAGGTGGCCTGGTACGATTTCACCGCTCTCCCCGGTGCGGGGAGCAATGTGGTGCTGGCTGGGCATGTCGACTTCGCCGGTGTGGGGCCGGCCGTGTTTTGGGACCTCTGGCGCGTGCGAGTTGGGGATATCGTGGAACTCGAGCTCGCTGACGGTCGGGTCGCGCGATATCGTGTCAGCGGGTTGGAAACCGTTGAGGAGGCCACAGCTCCGGTCGAGCGGATCGTCGGACCGACACCGGCGGAGCGGCTGACGCTGATTACCTGCGCTGGGAACTACAATCCGGCAACTGGTCGGTACGACCAGCGGCTGATCGTGGTGGCGGTGCCGCTGGAGCAGAGCCGGCGATAA
- a CDS encoding archease: MPWEYLDHEADIGLEARGASLQEALRDGVRGLLALLVDPETVEPREVVSIEASGDDPGSLYVALLNAVLAAIDVHRMFFRDFELTRLERVDDQWIAEGRLYGEPIDLDRHAVEIEVKAATYGGLLAEQTESGWRLRCVLDL; the protein is encoded by the coding sequence ATGCCATGGGAATACCTGGATCATGAGGCGGATATCGGTCTGGAGGCAAGAGGAGCGAGCTTGCAGGAGGCACTGCGCGACGGGGTACGAGGCCTCCTTGCGCTTCTGGTCGATCCGGAGACTGTGGAACCGCGCGAGGTGGTCTCCATCGAAGCGAGTGGTGACGATCCTGGCTCGCTGTACGTGGCCTTGCTGAATGCCGTGCTGGCGGCTATTGACGTGCATCGGATGTTCTTCCGGGACTTCGAGCTGACCCGGCTGGAGCGGGTCGACGACCAGTGGATCGCGGAAGGTCGGCTGTACGGCGAGCCGATCGACTTGGACCGACACGCAGTCGAAATCGAGGTGAAAGCAGCGACCTACGGCGGACTACTGGCTGAGCAAACGGAGTCAGGTTGGCGACTCCGTTGCGTGCTCGACCTCTGA